The DNA region ACAGCCTGCTGGGTATCCGCGTGGAAGGCGGGCGCCGCTTCAGGGTGACCCGCGCGGAAGTCCGGCCGGACCAGCTCACGGTCGCCGACGTCCAATGGCTGGACGAGGCCGAGGAGCGCCCGCTGCTGCCCGAGCACGCCGACCTCGCCGCGTTGCTCAACGCCCTGGCCGAGCACCCGCTGGTGCAGGGGCTGGGCATGGGCGGGCTGTCCAATGGGCAGCAGGAGCTGGCCAACCAGTTGTCCTACCTGCTGCCGTTTTCCCTCAAGGAGAAGCTGGAGCTGCTCACGCTGGGCGACCCCGAGCAGCGCCTGAGCCACCTGCAGGGGCTGCTGGACAAGCTGCAGGGCGACATGATCGCCTGAGCCGCCCCGCCTCTCCTTTCCCGGGCTGAAGCCCGGGCTACCGGCTCCCGGTCACTTGTAGCGGTACATGGCCAGGGCTTCGGGCAGCGCCCAGGTGGCGATGCCGCCGAGCAGCGCGATGCAGGCCGGCAGCACCAGCCACCAGACCCGCGCGCTCATCGCCGGCATCGGCTGGTCACGCTGCAGGATGGCCAGC from Pseudomonas tohonis includes:
- a CDS encoding LON peptidase substrate-binding domain-containing protein, with translation MNLPLFPLNTVLFPGCALDLQLFEARYLDMIGRCMKQGTGFGVVCILEGEEVGEAASRFAGTGCEAVIRDFQQLPNSLLGIRVEGGRRFRVTRAEVRPDQLTVADVQWLDEAEERPLLPEHADLAALLNALAEHPLVQGLGMGGLSNGQQELANQLSYLLPFSLKEKLELLTLGDPEQRLSHLQGLLDKLQGDMIA